In one Winogradskyella sp. MH6 genomic region, the following are encoded:
- the mazG gene encoding nucleoside triphosphate pyrophosphohydrolase has product MSNKAAQLKAFERLLVIMDELREQCPWDKKQTMESLRHLTIEEVYELGDAILDNDLDEVKKELGDVLLHIVFYSKIGSETNNFDIADVCNSICDKLIDRHPHIYGDVKVENEEEVKRNWEQLKLKEGKKSVLEGVPRSLPAMVKANRIQDKVAGVGFDWEQPEQVFEKVEEELAELKAEIAKGNEDAIESEFGDVLFSMINYARFLKVNPENALERTNKKFIKRFQYLESKSKALNKPLKDMTLSEMDVFWEEAKLL; this is encoded by the coding sequence ATGTCTAACAAAGCTGCTCAACTAAAAGCTTTTGAACGTTTGCTTGTTATTATGGACGAGTTGCGCGAGCAATGCCCATGGGATAAAAAACAAACCATGGAATCGCTACGTCATCTCACCATAGAAGAAGTTTACGAACTTGGTGATGCTATTTTAGATAATGACTTAGATGAGGTAAAGAAGGAGTTGGGAGATGTGTTGTTGCATATTGTTTTCTATTCTAAAATAGGAAGTGAAACAAACAATTTTGATATCGCAGATGTATGTAATAGCATCTGCGATAAACTTATAGATCGTCATCCGCACATCTATGGAGATGTAAAGGTTGAAAACGAGGAAGAGGTAAAACGTAATTGGGAGCAATTAAAACTCAAAGAAGGTAAGAAAAGCGTTCTCGAAGGTGTGCCAAGAAGTTTGCCTGCTATGGTAAAAGCCAATAGAATACAAGACAAAGTAGCAGGTGTAGGTTTTGATTGGGAACAACCAGAACAAGTTTTTGAAAAAGTAGAAGAGGAGTTAGCTGAATTAAAAGCTGAAATAGCAAAAGGAAATGAAGATGCTATTGAAAGTGAGTTTGGTGATGTGTTGTTTTCTATGATAAACTACGCACGTTTCCTTAAAGTAAACCCTGAAAATGCTTTAGAGCGAACCAATAAAAAATTCATAAAACGCTTTCAGTATCTTGAAAGTAAATCTAAAGCGCTAAACAAGCCTTTAAAAGACATGACCTTATCTGAAATGGATGTCTTTTGGGAAGAGGCGAAATTACTTTAG
- a CDS encoding DUF349 domain-containing protein, with protein MSENDNLQDADGKKEVELKEATPQEESSQKIEETSEVNTEVETAQDSDNESKTDSDAHSEIEASNAEDAEDESNAERHDVEEKDYHAMSMQDLAEELNRLLKHHKIQTISKQVNEIKAEFNAKYGELLEEKKEEFINDGGNEIDFYYTNDTKKLFNQLYKDYKQSISAYYKEREHNLKQNLENRLAIIEEIKGLLSVEENMGTTYKTFKELQEKWRNAGPIPRDKYNNAWNTYHHHVERFYDFLHLNNDLRDMDFKHNYDQKLKIIERAEELAKDDNVNRAFRELQVLHKLWKEELGPVGKEHREEIWNRFSDATKTIHDKRQAYYADLDKAYEKNLEKKEDIIAKIQAVADDKANSHSAWQKKIKEVEALREAFFNAGKVPLKVNEATWAKFKDTVRNFNRGKNKFYKDLKKDQYENLQKKKELIKIAEENKDSDDFAVVTPLMKKIQNDWKKIGHVPRRDSDKIWKQFKNACNHYFDKMHAQRKAENQHLYDAFDKKVKLLDDLKAMELSGDNKADVENLKTRIAEWKEIGYVPQNKRYIDGKFYKAIDDAFDKLKMEKSKLEMVKFESKLENLANNDDDTRLLDNEQNFIRKKIGEVKSEITQLENNLQFFTNVDSDNPLVQDVHKNIAKHKKELETWKAKLTKIRGMYS; from the coding sequence ATGTCTGAGAATGATAACCTGCAAGATGCAGACGGAAAAAAAGAAGTAGAATTAAAAGAGGCTACTCCACAAGAAGAATCATCACAAAAAATTGAAGAAACTTCAGAAGTAAATACTGAAGTAGAGACTGCTCAAGATTCTGACAATGAATCTAAAACAGACTCTGATGCACATTCAGAAATCGAAGCTTCTAATGCTGAGGACGCAGAAGATGAGTCTAATGCAGAGCGTCATGATGTAGAAGAAAAAGACTACCATGCTATGTCTATGCAAGATTTAGCAGAAGAGCTTAATAGACTTCTAAAACATCATAAAATTCAGACTATCTCTAAGCAAGTCAATGAAATTAAAGCAGAATTCAACGCGAAATATGGTGAGCTTTTAGAAGAGAAAAAAGAAGAATTTATAAATGATGGCGGAAACGAAATAGACTTCTACTACACCAACGATACCAAAAAATTATTCAATCAACTTTATAAAGATTACAAACAATCTATTAGTGCTTATTATAAAGAACGTGAGCACAACCTAAAGCAAAATCTCGAAAACAGATTAGCTATTATCGAAGAAATTAAGGGTTTACTTTCTGTAGAAGAAAATATGGGAACTACCTATAAAACCTTTAAAGAGCTTCAGGAAAAATGGCGTAATGCTGGCCCAATTCCAAGAGACAAGTACAACAATGCTTGGAACACATACCATCATCACGTAGAGCGTTTTTACGATTTCTTACATCTTAATAACGATTTGCGAGATATGGACTTTAAGCACAACTATGATCAAAAGTTAAAGATTATAGAACGTGCCGAAGAACTTGCAAAAGACGATAATGTAAATCGTGCTTTTAGAGAGTTACAAGTACTTCACAAACTTTGGAAAGAAGAACTTGGACCTGTTGGTAAAGAGCACAGAGAAGAAATCTGGAATCGTTTTAGTGATGCTACCAAAACCATTCACGATAAGCGTCAGGCTTACTATGCAGATTTAGATAAAGCCTATGAAAAGAATCTTGAAAAGAAAGAAGACATCATAGCGAAAATCCAAGCTGTGGCAGACGACAAAGCCAATTCTCACAGTGCATGGCAAAAGAAAATAAAAGAAGTTGAAGCACTACGTGAAGCATTTTTTAATGCGGGTAAAGTGCCTTTGAAAGTTAACGAAGCTACTTGGGCCAAGTTTAAAGATACTGTTAGAAACTTTAATCGTGGTAAAAACAAGTTCTACAAAGATTTAAAGAAAGATCAATACGAAAATCTTCAAAAGAAAAAAGAGCTCATAAAAATTGCTGAAGAAAACAAAGACAGTGACGACTTTGCAGTTGTTACTCCTTTAATGAAGAAAATTCAAAACGATTGGAAAAAAATTGGTCATGTTCCAAGACGCGATAGTGACAAAATATGGAAACAGTTTAAAAACGCTTGCAACCATTACTTTGATAAAATGCACGCGCAACGTAAGGCTGAAAACCAGCATTTGTATGATGCTTTTGATAAGAAAGTAAAGTTATTAGATGATTTAAAAGCAATGGAATTAAGCGGCGACAACAAAGCTGATGTAGAAAATTTAAAAACCAGAATTGCTGAGTGGAAAGAAATTGGCTATGTACCACAAAACAAACGCTACATAGATGGTAAATTCTACAAAGCAATTGACGATGCTTTTGATAAGCTAAAAATGGAGAAGTCTAAGTTAGAAATGGTAAAATTTGAAAGTAAGCTTGAAAATTTAGCCAACAATGATGATGACACCAGACTTTTAGATAACGAACAAAACTTTATCCGTAAGAAAATTGGCGAAGTAAAATCTGAAATAACGCAGCTTGAAAATAACTTACAATTTTTCACCAATGTAGATTCAGATAACCCATTAGTACAAGATGTGCATAAAAATATTGCCAAGCACAAAAAAGAATTAGAAACTTGGAAAGCTAAGCTTACCAAGATTCGTGGGATGTATAGTTAA
- a CDS encoding shikimate dehydrogenase family protein: MDNAQDKLKFKFGLVGKNISYSFSRGYFADKFKNEDLPHSYVNFDLQSIDELKDIIESTSNLKGLNVTIPYKEEVIPLLDKLNKRAKKIGAVNTIKVKKDKLIGFNTDYNGFKNSLKPHLKKHHKRALILGTGGASKAIAHALKKLGVKYHYVSRTKKEGVTYTYSELTEDIIASFQIIINCTPIGTFPNINECPDIPYDGITDKHILYDLIYNPEETKFLNCGKLKGATTINGLEMLKLQAEKSWEIWNK; the protein is encoded by the coding sequence ATGGACAACGCACAAGACAAGTTAAAGTTTAAATTCGGATTGGTAGGAAAAAATATTTCCTATTCATTTTCAAGAGGCTATTTTGCCGATAAATTTAAAAACGAAGATTTACCACATTCTTATGTGAATTTTGATTTACAATCCATTGATGAACTAAAAGATATTATTGAAAGTACCTCAAACCTAAAAGGTCTTAACGTTACCATTCCTTACAAAGAAGAAGTTATTCCGCTCTTAGATAAATTGAATAAACGTGCCAAAAAGATAGGTGCAGTAAATACTATAAAAGTTAAAAAAGACAAGCTGATTGGTTTTAACACGGATTACAATGGTTTCAAAAATTCATTAAAGCCACATTTAAAAAAACATCATAAACGCGCTTTAATTCTAGGTACAGGTGGAGCTTCTAAAGCTATTGCACATGCTTTAAAGAAACTTGGTGTTAAATATCATTATGTATCACGCACCAAAAAAGAAGGCGTTACATATACCTATTCTGAATTGACTGAAGATATCATTGCTTCATTTCAAATCATTATAAACTGTACACCAATAGGTACGTTTCCCAATATAAATGAATGCCCTGATATTCCTTACGATGGTATAACAGATAAACATATTTTGTATGATCTTATCTATAATCCTGAGGAAACTAAGTTCCTTAATTGTGGGAAATTAAAAGGAGCCACAACTATTAACGGTTTAGAAATGCTAAAACTACAGGCCGAAAAATCTTGGGAAATATGGAACAAATGA
- a CDS encoding DUF368 domain-containing protein produces the protein MQSTRTFKDRIFLVIKGLAMGAANKVPGVSGGVVAFVAGFYEEFIYSLQRVNKTAFKLLFNGRFKSFYQYINGKFLGLLFLGMVISYFSVSKILDYLIVNFQLYVWSAFFGMILGSIYYISKDFKAWNSKTIIALILGAVVGISISFLDPAKENDNLWFVFFCGIISVSGMTLPGFSGSFILILLGNYVLLLVDSVNALYDTLSDIFTGNFEFIKNEARIRMLKVLSVFTLGSVAGLVTFSHVLNYILHHYKNITLATIVGFIIGSLGVVWPWKETIYKTTSDGSYILDSTGKQVIANYERFLPEATTETYIAIAYIGLGILIVLGLEWYGQRTRQVKV, from the coding sequence ATGCAAAGCACCAGAACTTTTAAGGATCGTATTTTTTTGGTCATAAAAGGGCTGGCAATGGGTGCTGCAAACAAGGTTCCTGGCGTTTCTGGTGGAGTTGTTGCTTTTGTTGCAGGTTTTTACGAAGAGTTTATCTACTCGCTTCAACGTGTTAACAAAACTGCTTTCAAACTACTTTTTAATGGTCGTTTTAAAAGTTTCTATCAATATATCAATGGTAAATTTCTAGGACTTTTATTCTTAGGAATGGTGATTAGCTACTTTAGTGTTTCTAAAATACTCGATTACCTCATTGTTAACTTTCAGCTTTATGTTTGGAGCGCATTTTTCGGAATGATACTAGGCTCTATCTATTACATAAGTAAAGATTTTAAGGCCTGGAATAGTAAAACAATCATTGCACTAATCCTTGGTGCAGTTGTTGGTATAAGCATTAGTTTTTTAGATCCTGCAAAAGAAAACGACAACCTATGGTTTGTATTTTTCTGTGGTATCATAAGTGTTTCTGGCATGACACTTCCTGGTTTTTCAGGTTCGTTTATTTTAATTTTACTCGGAAATTATGTTTTACTTCTAGTAGACTCAGTCAATGCACTTTACGATACACTTTCAGATATATTTACAGGTAATTTTGAGTTTATTAAAAATGAAGCCAGAATAAGAATGCTCAAAGTTCTTAGTGTCTTCACCTTAGGCTCTGTAGCAGGCTTGGTAACATTTTCGCATGTTCTAAATTATATTTTACACCATTACAAAAATATTACGTTGGCAACCATTGTTGGTTTTATTATTGGGTCGCTTGGTGTGGTTTGGCCTTGGAAAGAAACCATTTACAAAACCACTAGTGATGGTAGCTATATTTTAGATTCTACTGGTAAACAAGTCATTGCAAATTACGAGCGTTTTTTACCTGAAGCAACTACCGAAACTTATATTGCAATTGCGTATATTGGCTTAGGAATTCTCATTGTTTTGGGATTAGAATGGTATGGACAACGCACAAGACAAGTTAAAGTTTAA
- a CDS encoding DUF368 domain-containing protein — MQRHFLDYLIITFKGVAMGAADVVPGVSGGTIAFISGIYEELIESIDKVNLGVFKVWKQQGFKTAWKSINGSFLLALFSGIAISILSLAKLIKWLLHNEPVLLWSFFFGLVLASILYIAKQIKGWSPKIILAIIATSALSYYITLAEPFASPDSPFYLLFCGFIAIIAMILPGVSGAFILLILGAYQTAIDTVNNLRDGLLTGNMELFKDALLKFVLLAIGAVVGLKVFSKALNWMFKHQKNLTLAILTGFMIGSLNKIWPWKKILKTRINSEGVEVTLLDQSILPSSYQGDNQIILAIIFIVVGFATILILERLGNQKNKI, encoded by the coding sequence ATGCAAAGACATTTTTTAGACTATCTCATCATCACATTTAAAGGTGTAGCTATGGGAGCTGCAGATGTAGTTCCTGGTGTTTCTGGTGGTACAATTGCCTTTATTTCTGGCATATACGAAGAACTTATTGAAAGTATAGACAAAGTAAATCTAGGTGTTTTTAAAGTATGGAAACAACAAGGCTTTAAAACCGCTTGGAAATCTATAAATGGCTCATTCCTTTTGGCTTTATTTTCAGGAATCGCTATTAGTATTTTGTCCTTAGCCAAACTTATAAAATGGCTTTTACATAACGAACCCGTTTTATTATGGTCCTTCTTTTTCGGACTTGTTTTGGCTAGTATTCTATACATTGCAAAACAGATAAAAGGTTGGTCTCCAAAAATTATTTTGGCCATTATAGCGACCTCAGCACTCTCCTACTACATTACATTAGCAGAACCTTTTGCTTCACCAGATAGCCCATTTTATTTATTATTCTGTGGATTTATTGCTATAATCGCCATGATTTTACCAGGTGTTTCTGGAGCATTTATACTTCTTATTCTGGGAGCATACCAAACGGCAATTGACACTGTTAACAACTTAAGAGATGGTTTGCTTACTGGTAACATGGAACTATTTAAAGATGCACTTTTAAAATTCGTGTTATTAGCAATTGGCGCTGTAGTTGGATTAAAAGTATTCTCTAAAGCACTAAACTGGATGTTTAAACATCAAAAAAATCTAACGCTTGCTATCTTAACGGGTTTTATGATTGGCTCTCTGAATAAAATTTGGCCATGGAAAAAAATTCTCAAAACCAGAATTAATTCTGAAGGCGTAGAAGTAACCTTGTTAGACCAAAGTATTTTACCCTCATCTTATCAAGGAGATAATCAAATAATTTTAGCCATCATCTTTATTGTAGTTGGTTTTGCTACGATTTTAATTTTAGAGCGTTTAGGAAATCAAAAAAATAAAATCTAA
- a CDS encoding tetratricopeptide repeat protein yields MNYSHEDENYPLTRFESMLKTNDILFFDSNEFENIIHHYLENGKIALAKRAIKLGLEQHPTSINLRLFQVEILVIENKFNEADEILDMLHDIEPNNEEIYIQKANVLSKQDEHEKAISTLLIAIDISSTPEDDSDLYALVGMEYLFLDQFENAVIYFKKCLESDTTDYSALHNIVYCYDFLDQNEEAINYLNNFLDSNPYCEVAWHQLGRQYFAIKDYAKANAAFDFAIISDDTFVGAYIEKGKVLEKLKQYEEAIENYKVTLALDDPTSFALLRIGHCYEKLGQDEMAVQFFNKTIKDDALLDKGWIAITKFYMKRLDYNKALKFIKKAVNIDSENVLYWKLYATINKRLNFLEEAEIGYKRTLDLGNYELDTWLDRSDILIALGEYEASIYNLLQAAEFYPEHPEIEYRLGGLYFITHQTQEGRFHLKNALRLNIDYSFIISELFPMLNDRPMIKAIISQAKKSSD; encoded by the coding sequence ATGAATTATAGTCACGAAGACGAAAACTATCCGCTTACAAGATTTGAATCTATGTTAAAGACAAATGATATTTTGTTTTTCGATTCAAATGAATTTGAAAACATCATCCATCATTATCTCGAAAATGGAAAAATTGCTTTAGCAAAGCGCGCTATTAAACTTGGTTTAGAGCAACACCCAACATCTATCAACTTAAGATTATTTCAAGTAGAAATATTAGTTATTGAAAACAAATTCAACGAAGCAGACGAGATACTAGATATGCTTCATGATATTGAGCCTAATAACGAAGAAATATATATTCAAAAAGCCAATGTGCTTTCTAAGCAAGATGAACATGAAAAAGCAATAAGCACACTTCTAATTGCGATAGACATCTCTTCTACTCCAGAAGATGATTCTGATTTGTACGCTCTTGTTGGTATGGAATACTTGTTCCTCGATCAGTTTGAAAATGCGGTGATTTACTTTAAAAAATGTTTGGAAAGTGACACTACGGATTATTCTGCACTTCACAATATTGTGTACTGTTACGATTTCCTCGACCAAAATGAGGAAGCCATAAACTACCTTAACAACTTTTTAGATTCTAACCCTTATTGCGAAGTTGCTTGGCATCAATTAGGCCGTCAGTATTTTGCTATAAAAGACTACGCTAAGGCAAATGCTGCTTTTGATTTTGCAATAATTTCTGACGATACTTTTGTTGGCGCTTATATTGAAAAAGGAAAAGTTTTAGAAAAACTAAAGCAATACGAAGAAGCCATTGAAAACTATAAAGTAACGTTAGCATTAGACGACCCTACATCATTTGCTTTATTAAGAATTGGGCATTGCTACGAAAAACTTGGACAAGATGAAATGGCTGTACAATTCTTCAACAAGACTATTAAAGATGATGCCTTGTTAGATAAAGGCTGGATTGCCATTACCAAGTTTTACATGAAGCGCTTAGACTACAATAAAGCGTTGAAATTTATTAAAAAGGCTGTAAATATTGATAGCGAAAATGTATTATACTGGAAACTCTACGCCACAATCAATAAGCGATTAAATTTCCTCGAAGAAGCAGAAATTGGATACAAACGCACCTTAGATCTTGGCAATTACGAGTTAGATACGTGGCTAGACCGTTCTGACATTTTAATTGCTTTGGGTGAATATGAAGCCTCAATTTACAATCTTCTTCAAGCAGCAGAATTTTATCCTGAACACCCTGAGATTGAATACAGACTTGGTGGATTGTACTTTATAACACATCAAACCCAAGAAGGACGTTTTCATCTTAAAAATGCTTTGAGACTCAATATTGATTATAGTTTTATTATATCAGAACTCTTTCCAATGCTCAACGATAGACCGATGATTAAGGCTATAATTTCGCAAGCAAAGAAGTCTTCCGACTAA
- a CDS encoding aspartate aminotransferase family protein, with protein MQDDFFKYQAQTSPQPLAMEISHAKGSYIYDKSGKAYLDFVAGVSACSLGHSHPKVVDAVKAQLDQYLHVMVYGEYIQEPALELSKFLAKHLPDPLESTYLVNSGTEAIEGSLKLARRYTGRSEIIAAKNAYHGNTMGSLSLMDYEERKAPFLPLIPDVKNILFNSEVDLEQITNKTAAVILETIQGGAGFIEPQNNYLQKVQKRCNDVGAVFILDEIQPGIGRTGKLFGFENYNCQPDIVVTGKGLGGGLPIGAFTASEEMMLSLSDNPKFGHITTFGGNPVIAAAALATLKEITESSLIKDSLEKEKLIRQHLNHKHIKEIRGKGLMLAAIVENAEIANSVILKAQNEGLILFWLLFETKAIRITPPLTISNEEIIKGCKIITSILDNI; from the coding sequence TTGCAAGACGATTTTTTTAAATATCAGGCACAAACATCACCTCAACCCTTGGCTATGGAAATTAGCCATGCCAAAGGCTCTTACATTTATGATAAAAGCGGAAAAGCGTATTTAGATTTTGTAGCAGGTGTTTCTGCATGTTCCTTAGGGCATTCACACCCAAAAGTGGTTGATGCTGTTAAAGCGCAGTTAGACCAATACTTACATGTCATGGTTTATGGCGAATACATTCAGGAGCCAGCATTAGAGCTTTCAAAATTTTTAGCAAAACATCTACCAGACCCTTTAGAGAGTACTTATTTGGTGAATTCTGGTACAGAAGCTATAGAAGGCAGTCTAAAATTAGCTAGACGTTATACAGGGAGATCAGAAATTATTGCCGCTAAAAATGCCTATCATGGCAATACCATGGGTTCGTTGAGCCTTATGGATTATGAAGAGCGTAAAGCTCCTTTTTTACCATTAATTCCTGATGTTAAAAATATATTATTCAATTCTGAAGTTGACCTAGAACAAATCACCAATAAAACCGCTGCTGTAATTTTAGAAACCATACAAGGTGGTGCTGGTTTTATTGAACCTCAAAATAATTACCTTCAAAAGGTACAAAAACGTTGTAATGACGTTGGTGCTGTTTTTATTTTAGATGAAATTCAACCAGGAATAGGAAGAACCGGAAAACTTTTTGGTTTTGAAAACTATAATTGCCAACCAGATATCGTAGTTACTGGCAAAGGTCTAGGAGGAGGCTTACCAATCGGAGCATTCACTGCATCTGAAGAGATGATGTTAAGTCTAAGCGATAATCCAAAATTTGGGCATATTACTACCTTTGGCGGCAATCCTGTAATTGCTGCTGCTGCACTTGCTACATTAAAAGAAATTACAGAATCAAGCCTCATAAAAGACTCTCTTGAAAAAGAAAAACTGATTAGGCAACACCTTAATCATAAACACATTAAAGAGATTAGAGGAAAGGGATTAATGCTGGCTGCAATAGTAGAAAATGCAGAAATAGCTAATAGTGTTATCCTCAAAGCCCAAAACGAAGGATTGATTTTATTTTGGTTACTTTTTGAAACAAAAGCCATAAGAATTACACCTCCACTTACCATTTCTAATGAGGAAATTATTAAAGGCTGTAAAATAATCACTTCAATTTTAGACAATATCTAA
- a CDS encoding OstA-like protein — MALNSLKNLFFIITFCISVFSFAQEKQKITIEYAGIAASDPEIEDGALVFLRDESQQVHFIHKGVNMWCDKAVYYEDQDYIEAFSNVNMKQGDSITMTAKYVDYSGKTEIAVAKGDVVLTEPNSVLTTDKLYFDRTRQLAYYDTSGKVVRDSSGTITSQIGRYYMNAKKYQFTKDVVLVNPDYTLNTERLDFFPDNGYAYLFGPSTIVGEKSNIYTERGFYDTNANTGYFQRNAKIDYDNRTIEGDSIYFDRNRSFASATNNIKVTDTINNSIVKGHYAEVWRDKDSVFITKRALAITVQEKDSVYLHADTLMVTGKEDHRITRAYYNARLYKSDMAGKADSIHVDHKTGLTELINLSRYSSTDAFATARKPVLWNIGNQMTGDTIHLISNTETEKLDSLKVFNNAFLVSKDTISEDGYNQIKGQRLIGLFKDNELYNVDIIKNAETIRYMRNETNELIGIQKSKSGSINIQIAEQAIEEVRFINQIDGNIFPEPDFPRNARRLRGFDWRGEERPISVDDLFKDDPPLVLPKISGLEDYVPPEDFVNDSVAERVEEAGKATPNKPNKAAQNLLKEEEDSKDLKPKKEQTTTQPKVDWKPNKKPEEVSKKNKKLKPKGGE; from the coding sequence ATGGCTTTGAATAGTTTAAAGAATCTATTTTTCATCATTACATTTTGCATTTCCGTATTTAGCTTTGCACAAGAAAAGCAGAAAATCACCATAGAATATGCTGGTATTGCTGCTTCAGATCCTGAGATTGAAGATGGTGCTCTAGTGTTTCTGCGAGACGAATCACAACAAGTCCACTTTATTCACAAAGGAGTAAATATGTGGTGCGATAAAGCAGTGTACTACGAAGATCAGGATTACATAGAAGCGTTTAGCAACGTTAACATGAAACAAGGCGACTCTATTACAATGACCGCCAAATATGTGGATTATAGTGGCAAAACAGAAATTGCTGTTGCAAAAGGCGATGTAGTGTTAACCGAACCAAATTCAGTTTTAACAACCGATAAACTCTATTTTGACAGAACTCGACAACTCGCTTATTATGACACAAGTGGTAAAGTGGTTAGAGATTCTTCTGGTACTATTACCAGTCAGATTGGGCGTTACTACATGAATGCCAAAAAGTACCAGTTTACAAAAGACGTGGTACTTGTAAATCCTGATTACACACTAAATACCGAACGTCTCGATTTCTTCCCTGATAATGGTTATGCTTATTTATTTGGTCCTTCAACTATTGTTGGTGAAAAAAGTAATATTTATACCGAACGTGGTTTTTACGATACCAATGCCAATACAGGTTATTTTCAGCGTAATGCTAAAATAGATTATGATAACCGCACCATTGAAGGTGATAGTATTTACTTTGATCGTAACCGAAGTTTTGCTTCTGCTACAAATAATATCAAGGTTACAGATACCATTAATAACAGTATCGTAAAAGGTCATTATGCCGAAGTTTGGCGCGATAAAGATTCCGTTTTTATCACCAAACGTGCTTTAGCTATTACTGTACAGGAAAAAGATTCGGTGTATTTACATGCAGATACGTTAATGGTAACTGGCAAAGAAGACCATCGTATTACAAGAGCTTATTACAATGCCAGACTTTACAAAAGTGATATGGCTGGTAAAGCAGATTCCATACATGTAGATCATAAAACCGGATTAACAGAACTTATAAATCTTAGCAGGTACAGTTCTACTGATGCCTTTGCCACAGCTCGAAAACCTGTATTATGGAATATTGGCAACCAAATGACAGGCGATACTATTCACCTAATTTCTAATACTGAGACTGAAAAGCTAGATTCTTTAAAAGTTTTTAATAATGCCTTTTTGGTGAGTAAAGATACCATTAGCGAAGATGGCTATAACCAAATAAAAGGGCAACGACTCATAGGCTTATTTAAGGATAATGAACTCTACAATGTAGATATTATTAAGAATGCCGAAACCATTCGCTACATGCGAAACGAAACTAATGAATTGATTGGAATTCAAAAATCTAAATCCGGAAGCATCAATATTCAAATCGCAGAACAAGCTATTGAAGAAGTTAGATTTATCAACCAGATTGATGGTAATATTTTTCCAGAACCCGATTTTCCTAGAAATGCACGACGACTTAGAGGTTTTGATTGGCGAGGCGAAGAAAGACCAATTTCTGTAGATGATTTATTTAAGGATGATCCTCCTTTAGTTCTTCCTAAAATTTCCGGCCTAGAGGATTATGTTCCACCTGAGGATTTTGTCAACGATAGTGTCGCAGAACGTGTTGAAGAAGCAGGTAAAGCAACACCTAACAAACCAAACAAAGCGGCTCAAAACCTTCTAAAAGAAGAAGAGGATTCAAAAGACTTAAAACCTAAAAAAGAACAAACCACCACGCAACCAAAAGTGGATTGGAAACCAAATAAAAAACCTGAAGAGGTTTCTAAAAAAAATAAAAAACTGAAACCAAAAGGAGGAGAATAA